The following coding sequences are from one Microtus pennsylvanicus isolate mMicPen1 chromosome 1, mMicPen1.hap1, whole genome shotgun sequence window:
- the LOC142836450 gene encoding acetyl-CoA acetyltransferase, cytosolic, translating to MSAGSDPVVIVSAARTAIGSFNGALSTVPVHDLGTAVIKEVLQRAKVAPEEVSEVIFGHVLAAGCGQNPTRQASVGAGIPYSVPAWSCQMICGSGLKAVCLAAQSIAIGDSSIVVAGGMENMSKAPHLAHLRAGVKMGEMPLADSILCDGLTDAFHNYHMGITAENVAKKWQVSREAQDKVAVLSQNRAEHAQKAGHFDKEIVPVLVSSRKGSTEVKIDEFPRHGSNMEAMGKLKPYFLSDGTGTVTPANASGINDGAAAVVLMKKTEAESRRLRPLARIVSWSQAGVEPSIMGAGPIPAIKQAVMKAGWSLEDVDLFEINEAFAAVSVAIAKELGLNPEKVNIDGGAIALGHPLGASGCRILVTLLHSLERMGGTRGVAALCIGGGMGIAMCVQRG from the exons ATGAGTGCCGGCTCGGACCCCGTGGTCATCGTCTCTGCGGCGCGGACCGCCATAG GCTCTTTCAATGGTGCCCTGTCTACTGTGCCTGTCCACGACCTGGGGACAGCTGTCATCAAAGAAGTCCTGCAGAGGGCCAAGGTGGCTCCAGAAGAGGTGTCCGAGGTCATATTTGGGCACGTTTTGGCTGCAG GTTGTGGGCAGAATCCCACTCGACAAGCCAGTGTGGGTGCAGGAATCCCCTACTCGGTTCCAGCATGGAGCTGCCAGATGATCTGTGGCTCAGGCCTGAAAGCCGTGTGCCTTGCAGCCCAGTCCATAGCCATAGGTGACTCCAGCATTGTGGTTGCAGGAGGcatggagaacatgagcaag GCCCCTCACTTGGCTCACCTGAGAGCAGGAGTCAAGATGGGTGAGATGCCGCTGGCTGACAGCATCCTCTGTGATGGCCTTACAGATGCGTTTCACAACTATCACATGGGCATCACAG cTGAAAATGTAGCCAAAAAATGGCAAGTGAGCAGAGAAGCCCAGGACAAGGTTGCAGTTCTGTCCCAGAACAGGGCGGAGCATGCACAGAAAGCTGGCCACTTTGACAAGGAGATCGTGCCAGTGCTGGTGTCTTCCAGGAAAG GTTCTACCGAAGTGAAAATTGATGAGTTTCCTCGCCATGGGAGTAACATGGAAGCCATGGGCAAGCTGAAACCTTACTTCCTTTCTGATGGGACGGGAACAGTCACCCCAGCTAATGCATCAG GGATAAATGACGGTGCTGCGGCTGTGGTTCttatgaagaagacagaagctgaGAGTCGAAGGCTGAGACCTTTAGCAAGAATAGTTTCCTGGTCACAAGCTGGCGTGGAGCCCTCCATTATGGGAGCAGGACCAATTCCAGCCATAAAGCAAGCT GTTATGAAAGCAGGCTGGTCCCTGGAGGATGTCGACCTGTTTGAAATCAATGAAGCCTTTGCAGCAGTGTCTGTTGCAATAGCTAAGGAACTTGGATTAAACCCAGAGAAG GTCAACATCGATGGAGGAGCCATCGCCTTGGGCCATCCTCTGGGAGCCTCTGGCTGCAGGATTCTAGTGACCTTGTTACACAGCCTTGAGAGAATGGGCGGGACTCGTGGTGTGGCAGCCCTGTGcattgggggtgggatggggatagcAATGTGTGTTCAGAGAGGATGA